The Sphingomonas sp. HF-S4 sequence GACCGTATTGCTGCGCGGCCTGCGCGATGAGGCGGCTCATTTCCTGCTGATTGACTTCGACGCCGTTAGCAGTGCCGATCTCGGAGAGGAGCAGGCCCAGGCGCACGCGGCGCTCGGCGATCTTGAAGTAATCGTCGCGCTCCGACTCGAGCTCGGCGAGCGCGGCAGCGGGATCTTCCTCATGCTCGGTTTCGTGGACGAGCTGGTGCCAGATCTGCTGGAACTCGGCATCGACCATCGACGGCGGCACCGGGAAATCGTGGCCCGCGGCGAGCTGGTCGAGCAGCTTGCGCTTCATGTAGGTGCGGGTCAGCCCGTTGAGCTGCTGCTCGATCTGGCCCTTGAGCAGGCCCTGGAGCTGCGCGAGATCCTGCAGGCCGAGCGCCTTGGCGAAATCGTCGTCGATCTTGGTCTCGCCGGCGGTCTTCACCGCGGTGATCTTGAGATCGAAGGTCGCGGGCTTGCCGGCAAGATCCTTCGAGCCATAGTCCTCGGGGAAGGTCACCGAGATCTGCTTCTCGTCGCCGGTCTTCACGCCGACCAGCTGGTCCTCGAAGCCCGGGATCAGGCGGCCCGAGCCGATCTCGACGGCCATGTCGGTGCCGGTGCCGCCCTCGAAGGCGACGCCGTCGGCGGTCTTGCCGACGAAGTCCATCGTCACCTGGTCACCGGTTGCGGCCTTGTGCTTGGCGCCGGCATCGTCCCAGCCCTTCTGGTTGCTGGCGAGCTGCTTGAGCTGCTCGTCGATCGCGGCGTCGTCGGCCGGGACGGTGAGGCGCTCGAGCTTGAGGCCATCGATCGACGGAGTCGGGACGTCGGGGAGCACTTCGAGCTCGATCTTGATCTCGGCATCGCCGCCGGGGGCATAGTCGCCCTCGAGGCTGACCGAAGGCTGCATCGCCGGGCGCAGCTTGTGCTCCGCAATCAGGCTCTGGACGCCTTCCTGGATCGTGGTGTTGAGCGCGTCGGCGGTGATCGCCTCGCCATGCATCTTGCGCACGAGATTGGCGGGAACCTTGCCGGGGCGGAAGCCGGGCATGCGGACCTGCGGGGCGACCCGCTTCACTTCGGCATCGACCTTCTTGTCGATGTCCTTGGCGGTGATCTTGAGCGTGTAAGCCCGCTTGAGGCCCTCGTTCAACGTCTCGACAGTCTGCATCAGTTCGAACTTCCAAAAAGAATGAGATCGCGGCGCCGGAAACGCTGATCAGAGAGCGGCGGTGCCTGGTGCGGGCGAAGGGACTCGAACCCCCACACCTTTCGATACCAGAACCTAAATCTGGCGCGTCTACCAGTTCCGCCACGCCCGCAGGGGCACCGCCGGTCGGCGGGCTCTATACCAGTCGTGTGGCCGGGAGCAAGTCGCGAAGCAACGCCTGGCGGCGCCCGGCGTTGAGCAGGGGAAAAGGAGAAACTTCCATGCCCGTCGAACCCCCGATCCCCGGCGCCCCCGAGCCCGCCCCCGTCGAGACCCCGGGCACCCCGCAGCCCGCCCAGCCGACCACCCCGCCGCCCGAATATGCGCCGCCCGGTCCCGATGTCGACGTGCCCGATCTCCAGCCCGGCACCGATCCCGGCGTCGCGCCCGGCCAACCGGTGGCCTGACGCCGGCAATAGCGCCGCGCAACCGATTATGATCGCTTTGCCGTCCTGCCCTGGTCTATAAATTGGGCCGGAAGGGGCGCGCGGAGGGCGAATGATCGAAAAGCACCTGATGAAGCTGCGCATCCGCGACGCGATCAGCGCCGAGGAGGAAGCGGCGCTGGCCGCGGCGGCCGGAGATGTCGTCCGCTACGCCGCGGACCAGACCTTCGTCACGGCGGGGCAGGAGCTCGGCAACTCCACGCTGCTGCTCGAAGGGCTGATCTGTCGCTACAAGGACCTGAGCGACGGCCAGCGCCAGATCACCGCCCTCCACGTTCCCGGCGACTTTCCCGACCTGCACAGCTTCACGCTCAAATATCTCGACCACAACATCATGGCGCTGACGCCGTGCACGGTCGTCCAGTTCCCGCATGCGCGGCTCCAGTCGATCACCGAGCAGCATCCGCACCTCACGCGGATGCTGTGGTTCATGACCAATCTCGACGCAGCGATTCACCGCGAATGGGAAGTCTCGCTTGGCCGGCGCAGCGCGCTCGAGCGCACCGCGCATCTTCTCTGCGAGCTGCACGTACGGCTGAGCGTCGTCGGGCTCGCCAGCGATCGCGAATATGCGCTGCCGATCACCCAGACCGACCTCGCCGAATGCCTCGGCCTGACCTCCGTCCACGTGAATCGCGTGCTCAAGGATTTGCGCGAGCGCGGCCTGGTCGAGTTCCGGGGCGGCAAGGTCGTGATCGGCGATTTGGCCGAACTGCGCCGCGCTGGCGAATTCGACCCTGCCTATCTCTATCTCGAACGGCGCCCGCGCTAGGGCGCCACGCGCCGCACGGTCAGTACCTTGACCGGTGCCTCCGGGATCTCGCCCTTGAAGCTGCCCTGCAGCGTCTTGCTCGGCGAGACCGGCGCGTCGAATACCTTGAGGACCACGTCCATCCCCTCGACCACCCGCGCGAACGCGGCATAGCCGAGATTGTCGCCCGGCTTGGTGGGGTCCGCATCGAAAGAGGGCTGGTCGCCGAGCATGATCGTGAACTCGCCCCGCGCGCTACCCGGCGCCAGCCGCGGCATCGATAGCGTGCCGTCGAGATGCTTGATCCCGGTGGCGCTGGTCGGTTCGTGCTTGACCGGCGGGTACATCTTCGCCGGCGCATTCTGCACGCCGAACTGGACGAATCCGAAGCGATCGGCGACCTTCACCGTGCGATAGAAGACGATCCCGTCGAGCCGCTTGGCATCGACATAGCGCAGGAAATTCCGCGCGCTGATGGGTGCCTTGTCGGCATAGACCTCGACGACGAAGCGCCCGGCGGCGGTCTCGAAGGCGACGCGGGGGTTGGCGGATGACGGCGCGGTTGCTGCGGTTTGAGCAGCAGCCGGAAACGCTACCAGCGTCAGCAGAAAGGCCAGGATCCAGCGCATTTCATTCCTCCACGCGGCAAAGGGCAGATTGCGCCGGCCACAAATCAAAATCAGCCCGCCAGCGCCTTCTTGAGCAGTTCGTTGACCACCGCCGGGTTGGCCTTGCCCGCCATTGCCTTCATCGTCTGGCCGACGAAGAAGCCGAACAACGCCTCCTTGCCGCCGCGATACTGCTCCAGCTGGCCCGGATTCTTGGCGAGTATCTCGGCGATCACCGCCTCGATAGCGCCGGTGTCGCTGGTCTGCTTGAGCCCGCGTTCCTCGACGATCTTGCCCGCCGGATCGCCGGTCTCGAGCATGATCTCGAACACTTGCTTGGCGAGCGGGCCCGACAATGTACCGTCGGCAGCGAGCGCGAGCAGCTCGGCGCCCTGTTCGGGGCTGACCGGGCTGGTATCGAGATCCTTGCCGAGCTTGTTGAGCGCGCCGAACAGGTCGGAGAGCAGCCAGTTGGCCGCGGGGCGCGCGACTTCCTGCTCGCCCTTCTTCTGGACGCGCGCGCTCTCGGCCAGCAGTGCCTCGAACCAGCGCGCGGTGTCGGCATCGGCGGTGAGCGCGGCGGCGTTGTACGCGCTCAGCCCAAGATCAGCCTCGTAGCGGCGGCGCTTGGCGTCGGGCAGTTCGGGCAGGCTCGCGCGGCACGCCTCGAGAAACGAATCGTCGAGCTCGAGCGGCAGCAAATCGGGATCGGGGAAGTAGCGATAATCGTGCGCGTCTTCCTTCGAGCGCATCGAGCGAGTCTCGCCGCGATCGGGATCGAACAGCCGGGTCTCCTGGACGATCTTGCCGCCGGCCTCGAGCACTTCGACCTGGCGGCGCGCCTCGATCTCGACGGTCTGCATCACGAAGCGGACCGAATTGACGTTCTTGGTCTCGGTACGCGTGCCGAACGCGTCGCCGGGTTTCCGGACCGAGACGTTGACGTCGGCGCGCATCGAGCCCTGGTCCATATTGCCGTCGCACGACCCGACATAGCGCAGGATCGAGCGCAGCTTGCTCAGATAGGCCCCGGCCTCCTGCGGCGAGCGCATGTCGGGTTTGGAGACGATCTCCATCAGCGCGACGCCGGCACGGTTGAGATCGACGTACGACCGCGTCGGATGCTGATCGTGCATCAGCTTGCCGGCATCCTGCTCGACATGGATACGCTCGACGCCGATCGACTTGGTCTCGGCATCGGGATTCTTGTCGTCGAGGCTAATCTCGATCTGCCCCTCGCCGACCAGCGGGTGGAACAGCTGGCTGATCTGATACCCCTGCGGCAGATCGGCGTAGAAATAGTTCTTCCGGTCGAACCGCGACCATTTGTTGATCACTGCGCCGATCGCCATGCCGGTGCGCACCGCCTGGCGGATGCACTCGCGGTTGGGCGTGGGCAGCATGCCGGGCATCGCGGCATCGATCAACGACACCTGGCTGTTGGGCTCGGCGCCGAACTCGGTCGAGGCGCCCGAGAACAGCTTGGCGTTGGAGGTGACCTGGGCATGGACCTCGAGGCCGATCACGACCTCCCATTCGCCGGTGTCGCCCTGGATGCGGTAGGTTGATTCGCTCATAATTCCGTTCTTCCCAGTGCTCTGCGAAAGCAGGAGCCCAGTGCCAAGAAACCCTAGGCTCCTGCTTTCGCAGGAGCACAGGCAATATTACCACCAACTCTCCGGCCGCGCGACGAATCCAGCGCGCTGCTCGATCGCGAGGCCCGCGTTGAGCACGCCCTGCTCGTCCATCGGCTTGCCGATGATCTGCAGCCCCAGCGGCAGCCCCGCCTTGTCGAGACCACCCGGCACGCTCATCGCCGGGAGGCCGGCGAGCGAGCTGGGGACGGTGAATACGTCGTTGAGATACATCGCCAGAGGATCGGCCGACTTTTCCCCAAGAGCAAACGCCGCCGACGGCGCCGTCGGGGTGAGCAGCAGGTCACACTGCGCCCAGGCATTGTCGAAATCGCGCGCGATCAGCGTTCGCACCTTCTGCGCCTGGGTGTAGTAAGCGTCGTAGAAGCCCGCCGAGAGCACATAGGTGCCGATCAGGATGCGGCGCTTGACCTCGTCGCCGAAGCCGGCGGCGCGGGTGGCGGCGTACATCTCCTGGAGGTTCTGCCCCTCGGCCAGCTCGCGCAGCCCGTAGCGCACGCCGTCATAGCGCGCGAGGTTGGACGAGGCCTCGGCGGGCGCGATGATGTAATAGGCCGGCAGCGCGTATTTGGTGTGCGGCAGCGATACCTCGACGATCTCGGCGCCGGCATCCTTGAGCCAGTCGATGCCCTGCTGCCACAGCGCCTCGATCTCCTCGGGCATGCCGTCGACACGATATTCCTTGGGAATGCCGATCTTCTTGCCTGCGAGCGAGCCCGAGAGATTGTCCTCCCACTTCGGCACCGGCAGCTGGAGCGAGGTCGAATCCTTGGGATCGAACCCTGCCATGTTCTCGAGCAGGATCGCGCAATCCTGGACCGAGCGCGCCATCGGCCCAGCCTGATCGAGCGACGAGGCGAACGCCACTACGCCCCAGCGCGAGCAGCGGCCATAGGTCGGCTTGATGCCCGAGATGCCAGTGAACGCCGCAGGCTGGCGGATCGAGCCGCCGGTGTCGGTGCCGGTGGCACCCGGCACCAGACGCGCCGCGATCGCCGACGAGCTACCGCCCGACGAGCCGCCGGGGGCGAGCGCGGCATTGTCGCCGCCGCCGCGCCGCCAGGGCGAGATCACGTTGCCGAAATAGGACGTCTCGTTCGAAGAGCCCATCGCGAACTGGTCGAGGTTGAGCTTGCCGAGCATCCCTGCGCCGGCATCCCAGAGACGCCCCGAGACGGTCGATTCGTATACCGGCTTGAAGCCCTCGAGCATCTGGCTCGCTGCGGTGGTCTGGACGCCCTTGGTGGCGAACAGGTCCTTCATGCCGATCGGCACGCCGGCGAGCGGCTTGAGCGTCTCGCCCGCGGCGCGCGCGGCATCGGCGTCCTTGGCGGCGGCGATCGCGTGGTCGGGGGTCTCGACGATGAACGCGTTCAAGGCCTTGGCGCGACTCACCTTGACGATGAACGCGTCGGCAACTTCGCGCGCCGAGAACTTGCCCAGACGGATACCGTCGCGGAGTTCGGCGATGCCGAGATCGGTAACGTCGGTCATTCGACCACCTTCGGCACGGTGAAGAAGCCGTGCTCGCCCTGCGGCGCGTTCTGGAGGACGGCGTCGCGCTGGCCGCCCTCGGTGACGACGTCCTCGCGCAGGCGCAGCGTGTTGGGGATGACCGCGGTCATCGGATCGACATTCGCAGTGTCGACCTCACCCAGCTGTTCGATCCAGCCGAGGATATTGTTGAGCTCTGGCGCGAGGCGCTCGGCATCGGCATCGCTGATCGCGATCCGGGCGAGGCTGGCCACCTTCTTCACGGTTGCAGTGTCTACGGACATGGGGCCGCGACTATCAGCGCAACGCGGCCCCTTCAAGCGCCGCTATTCGAACGACTCGCCAACCGGCACCCCGCCGACGAACAACTGGCGGCGCGGAACCGTGCGTACCTCGACCGTACCCGAAGCATAGCCGGCATGGAGCGCGCCGGTGTCGACGGGTTTGCGTCCCACTTGATGGTAGGGCTTCCAATCCGCCCCTTCGAGCACGTACCGATCTGCGTCGCCGCAAACGTAGAAGCGGCTCAAATCTTCTCCGGGCTTAGGTTTGGGGAAACAGGTTTCCCGGAGCAGCAGCGCCTCGCTCGGGCCAGTCATCAGCAGGGCGCATGCCGCTTTGCCGGTACATAGGCCGCTCTCGGCAAGTTTATTGCGAAGCGCATCGGGCATGACAGCGCCCCGCGGCAGCACGCGCATGTTCGCGGCGACTTCGCGGCGGTGCGTATCGGCGCGAGCGTCCTGTTTGATCTCCCAGCGACTTTCCGCCTTGGCGGCTTCGACTGCCTTGGCCCGAACCGCAGGGTTTGCCGATGCTTGCAGCCGCTTGAGCGCCGCCGCGCCCGGCGCGCCGAAATCGAAGCGCAGCGCCCGCCAGTCGAATTGCTCAGGCGTCACCTTGCCCGAGTCGAGTCGAGCGACCTGGTCGCGCGTCGAGATCGCGTTGAAACTCACCAGCGGCGTCGCCAGCACCAGCGCGACACCACATACCACGAACGCCAGCGCAAGGTTGAGCGGGCGGACTCGCGCGCTCCAGTCGAGCCGTCCGGCGACCAGCGCGAAGAGATAGGCCCCGCCATACCCACAGGCGAGCGCGACGAACACCACAGCCCAGAGCCGCTCGGGCGTGAAGCCATATTGCCCGATCCGCAACCCGGTCGCGACCGCGGCGAGCAGCGCCAGCGGCAGGATCACCACCCCGAGCCCCATCGCGCCGAAGCGCAGCGCCGGGAAGCGCCGCTCCTGCTCCGGCGCGTTGCCGATCACGGCGTTTGCCAGGATCAGCGCGCCGATCACGCAGCTCAGCAGGATCGGCGTGGTCGACTTGGTCGCCTCCCACAGCGTACCGAGCCCGGTGAACGGCAGCGCCAGCACGAACAGCACCAGACCGACCGCGAGCACCGGCGCCAGCACCGCCAGCACGGTCGCCACCACCCGCTGGAGCAGCCGCACCACGCCGTCATGCTCGCGCAGCAGCCCCAGCCCGGCACCGAAGGCCAGCCCGATCAGCGCGCGCCAGAACCAGTTTTCCTCGAGCAGTTCCTTGAGGAAGTCGATCTTGATCAGGTCGAACAGGGTCGCGAGCAGCCAGGCCAGCGCGAACACGATCCCCACGAACACCCAGCAGGCGCACCACAAAACGACATTGGTCCAGGCATGGTCGTGCACAATGTCGTACGGGAAGCGCCGCGCACCTTGGTCGCGCGCGGCCTGGAACAGCGGCGCGGCGATCGCCACGGCGAGCAACAGGCTCACCATGCGCCAGCCATCGGCGTCCTTGGGCGCGCCGTTCCATGCCACCACCAGCGCGCCGACCAGGGCAAGCGCCAGCGCGAAGGCCACCGACCACAGCCACCGGCGTCGCTCGAGCGTGTATCCGGTCAGGCCCGCCGCCAGCGTCACGCCGGTCAGCGCCGCGGCGTCGAACGTCGAAAGATTACCGCCATAGCCGCGGCCGAGGATCAGGTGGACCAGCAGTCCGGCGAGCAGCCCGATCGCGCCAAGGATCAGCGGGCGCGCGGGCCAGTCGGGCGTTTCGCGCAGGGCGGCGTCGGCATTTTCCATCGGCATTCCCTCGTTTCGGCGCGGCACCATCCCCGGGGCGCGGCGTTGCGTCAACGCGGTTGCATCCTTCAGTAGCGTGCGCCACGGGAACGCGGTTGCAGCGCCGCCGGCTTATGCTGCAACGCACAATGGAGAGTGCGCTTGGCCCGGAAGTTCCTCTATGTCGTCGCCGTCCTGATCGTGCTCGTGCTCGCCGCCGCCTTTGCCTATCGTTTCTACGGCGTGCAGCTGATGCGCCAGTTCATGGTGCCGGGCGGCGAAGCGGTGGCGCTGCCCCCGCCCGACCGTGCGGCCTATGCCCGCCCCGACATGTGGATCGCCCGGCCCGACAAGCCCGGCAACCCCGCTTTGTGGACTCCGGCCGGCTACCAGCCCGCGTCCACCCCCCGGGCGGCGGTGTTCTTCATTCATCCCACTTCGTTCCTCGATACCCAGACCTGGAATGCACCGCTCGACAACGAAGATGCCAACAACCGCGCCGCCTTGTTCCTGCGCGGCCAGGCAAGCGCGTTCAATTCGGTCGGCGCGATCTGGGCCCCCCGCTACCGCCAAGCGACCTTCGGCGCATTCCTCACCAGCAAGGCGAGCGCAGGCAAGGCGCTCGACTTCGCCTATCGCGACGTCCTCGCGGCGTTCGACCAGTTCGTTGGCGAGGCCGGCGACCGCCCGATCGTCCTGGCCGGGCACAGCCAGGGCGCGCTCCATCTTTCGCGCCTGCTGGTCGATCGCGTCGCGGGGAAGCCGATCGCGAAGCGCATCGTCGCCGCCTATGTCGTTGGCTGGCCGGTTTCGGTCACTGCCGATTTGCCGAGGATGGGCCTCCCCGCCTGCGCAGGGCCCGACGAGACCGGCTGCATCCTCTCGTGGCAGAGCTTCTCCGAGCCCGCCGATCCATCGCTGATCGTCGATACCTTCGACGCGACCACCGGCTTCACCGGCGCGGCGCGCAGGGGCACACTTATGGTCTGCACCAATCCGCTCACCGGCGTTCCCGGCGGCGCGGCCGGCGCCGAGGCCAATCTCGGCACGCTGATCCCCGATGCCAATTTCCAGTCCGCCGAACTCGTCACCGGCCGCGTCCCCGCGCGCTGCGAAGGCCGCGGCTTCCTGACGATAGGCGACAGCCCGCCCGATTTCGGCCAGTACGTCCTGCCGGGCAACAACTATCACGTGTTCGACTACAGCCTGTTCTGGGCGAACGTCCGGAAGGACGCCGAGCGCCGGCTGGCGGCGTACAAGCCATGATCACCACCGCCACCGCCGATTTCCGCGCGGCCCTCCCGGTTGGCGGCCGCCTGCTCGGGCTCGATG is a genomic window containing:
- a CDS encoding DUF4153 domain-containing protein, which produces MENADAALRETPDWPARPLILGAIGLLAGLLVHLILGRGYGGNLSTFDAAALTGVTLAAGLTGYTLERRRWLWSVAFALALALVGALVVAWNGAPKDADGWRMVSLLLAVAIAAPLFQAARDQGARRFPYDIVHDHAWTNVVLWCACWVFVGIVFALAWLLATLFDLIKIDFLKELLEENWFWRALIGLAFGAGLGLLREHDGVVRLLQRVVATVLAVLAPVLAVGLVLFVLALPFTGLGTLWEATKSTTPILLSCVIGALILANAVIGNAPEQERRFPALRFGAMGLGVVILPLALLAAVATGLRIGQYGFTPERLWAVVFVALACGYGGAYLFALVAGRLDWSARVRPLNLALAFVVCGVALVLATPLVSFNAISTRDQVARLDSGKVTPEQFDWRALRFDFGAPGAAALKRLQASANPAVRAKAVEAAKAESRWEIKQDARADTHRREVAANMRVLPRGAVMPDALRNKLAESGLCTGKAACALLMTGPSEALLLRETCFPKPKPGEDLSRFYVCGDADRYVLEGADWKPYHQVGRKPVDTGALHAGYASGTVEVRTVPRRQLFVGGVPVGESFE
- a CDS encoding peptidylprolyl isomerase, which codes for MRWILAFLLTLVAFPAAAQTAATAPSSANPRVAFETAAGRFVVEVYADKAPISARNFLRYVDAKRLDGIVFYRTVKVADRFGFVQFGVQNAPAKMYPPVKHEPTSATGIKHLDGTLSMPRLAPGSARGEFTIMLGDQPSFDADPTKPGDNLGYAAFARVVEGMDVVLKVFDAPVSPSKTLQGSFKGEIPEAPVKVLTVRRVAP
- the gatB gene encoding Asp-tRNA(Asn)/Glu-tRNA(Gln) amidotransferase subunit GatB, translating into MSESTYRIQGDTGEWEVVIGLEVHAQVTSNAKLFSGASTEFGAEPNSQVSLIDAAMPGMLPTPNRECIRQAVRTGMAIGAVINKWSRFDRKNYFYADLPQGYQISQLFHPLVGEGQIEISLDDKNPDAETKSIGVERIHVEQDAGKLMHDQHPTRSYVDLNRAGVALMEIVSKPDMRSPQEAGAYLSKLRSILRYVGSCDGNMDQGSMRADVNVSVRKPGDAFGTRTETKNVNSVRFVMQTVEIEARRQVEVLEAGGKIVQETRLFDPDRGETRSMRSKEDAHDYRYFPDPDLLPLELDDSFLEACRASLPELPDAKRRRYEADLGLSAYNAAALTADADTARWFEALLAESARVQKKGEQEVARPAANWLLSDLFGALNKLGKDLDTSPVSPEQGAELLALAADGTLSGPLAKQVFEIMLETGDPAGKIVEERGLKQTSDTGAIEAVIAEILAKNPGQLEQYRGGKEALFGFFVGQTMKAMAGKANPAVVNELLKKALAG
- the gatA gene encoding Asp-tRNA(Asn)/Glu-tRNA(Gln) amidotransferase subunit GatA; translated protein: MTDVTDLGIAELRDGIRLGKFSAREVADAFIVKVSRAKALNAFIVETPDHAIAAAKDADAARAAGETLKPLAGVPIGMKDLFATKGVQTTAASQMLEGFKPVYESTVSGRLWDAGAGMLGKLNLDQFAMGSSNETSYFGNVISPWRRGGGDNAALAPGGSSGGSSSAIAARLVPGATGTDTGGSIRQPAAFTGISGIKPTYGRCSRWGVVAFASSLDQAGPMARSVQDCAILLENMAGFDPKDSTSLQLPVPKWEDNLSGSLAGKKIGIPKEYRVDGMPEEIEALWQQGIDWLKDAGAEIVEVSLPHTKYALPAYYIIAPAEASSNLARYDGVRYGLRELAEGQNLQEMYAATRAAGFGDEVKRRILIGTYVLSAGFYDAYYTQAQKVRTLIARDFDNAWAQCDLLLTPTAPSAAFALGEKSADPLAMYLNDVFTVPSSLAGLPAMSVPGGLDKAGLPLGLQIIGKPMDEQGVLNAGLAIEQRAGFVARPESWW
- the tig gene encoding trigger factor gives rise to the protein MQTVETLNEGLKRAYTLKITAKDIDKKVDAEVKRVAPQVRMPGFRPGKVPANLVRKMHGEAITADALNTTIQEGVQSLIAEHKLRPAMQPSVSLEGDYAPGGDAEIKIELEVLPDVPTPSIDGLKLERLTVPADDAAIDEQLKQLASNQKGWDDAGAKHKAATGDQVTMDFVGKTADGVAFEGGTGTDMAVEIGSGRLIPGFEDQLVGVKTGDEKQISVTFPEDYGSKDLAGKPATFDLKITAVKTAGETKIDDDFAKALGLQDLAQLQGLLKGQIEQQLNGLTRTYMKRKLLDQLAAGHDFPVPPSMVDAEFQQIWHQLVHETEHEEDPAAALAELESERDDYFKIAERRVRLGLLLSEIGTANGVEVNQQEMSRLIAQAAQQYGPEDRQKFIQYVQQEPMAAAQLRAPLFEDKVVDFLFDKAEITDREVTREELEAAIESDEGFDTGTHHHDHDNHKPKAKKAASKKAAADEGEAKPAKKAKAEPKAEEGAEAPAKKAAAKPKKVEAADIEPAAPGDDLVEAEPVKKAATKKAPAAKAETAEEAPAKKPAAKKAPAKKKAD
- a CDS encoding Crp/Fnr family transcriptional regulator, with the protein product MIEKHLMKLRIRDAISAEEEAALAAAAGDVVRYAADQTFVTAGQELGNSTLLLEGLICRYKDLSDGQRQITALHVPGDFPDLHSFTLKYLDHNIMALTPCTVVQFPHARLQSITEQHPHLTRMLWFMTNLDAAIHREWEVSLGRRSALERTAHLLCELHVRLSVVGLASDREYALPITQTDLAECLGLTSVHVNRVLKDLRERGLVEFRGGKVVIGDLAELRRAGEFDPAYLYLERRPR
- the gatC gene encoding Asp-tRNA(Asn)/Glu-tRNA(Gln) amidotransferase subunit GatC; translation: MSVDTATVKKVASLARIAISDADAERLAPELNNILGWIEQLGEVDTANVDPMTAVIPNTLRLREDVVTEGGQRDAVLQNAPQGEHGFFTVPKVVE
- a CDS encoding DUF3089 domain-containing protein; this encodes MARKFLYVVAVLIVLVLAAAFAYRFYGVQLMRQFMVPGGEAVALPPPDRAAYARPDMWIARPDKPGNPALWTPAGYQPASTPRAAVFFIHPTSFLDTQTWNAPLDNEDANNRAALFLRGQASAFNSVGAIWAPRYRQATFGAFLTSKASAGKALDFAYRDVLAAFDQFVGEAGDRPIVLAGHSQGALHLSRLLVDRVAGKPIAKRIVAAYVVGWPVSVTADLPRMGLPACAGPDETGCILSWQSFSEPADPSLIVDTFDATTGFTGAARRGTLMVCTNPLTGVPGGAAGAEANLGTLIPDANFQSAELVTGRVPARCEGRGFLTIGDSPPDFGQYVLPGNNYHVFDYSLFWANVRKDAERRLAAYKP